A single genomic interval of Candidatus Methylomirabilota bacterium harbors:
- a CDS encoding response regulator transcription factor, with product MSQEVLVVDDEPDIRSLVVLHLARDGFRCRTAATGPEALRAVKSGAPDLIVLDVMLPEMDGLEVCRRLRSDPASAAIPIVMLTAKTDEVDRVVGLEIGADDYVVKPFSPKELVARVRAVLRRATRPQTERKLVAGGLVLDPARHVVTLHGKPLALTPKEFELLEALLDASGRVLTREHLLNRVWGYARADEIESRTVDVHVRRLRAKLGDEGHRVVTVKSAGYRFETE from the coding sequence ATGAGCCAGGAGGTTCTCGTCGTCGACGACGAGCCCGACATCAGGAGCCTCGTCGTGCTGCATCTCGCGCGCGACGGATTTCGCTGCCGGACGGCCGCCACCGGCCCCGAGGCCCTGCGGGCGGTCAAGTCCGGCGCGCCCGATCTCATCGTGCTCGACGTGATGCTCCCCGAAATGGACGGTCTCGAGGTCTGCCGCCGGCTGCGGAGCGACCCGGCGTCGGCGGCGATCCCCATCGTCATGCTGACGGCCAAGACCGACGAGGTCGACCGCGTGGTCGGGCTCGAGATCGGCGCCGATGACTACGTCGTCAAGCCCTTCTCGCCCAAGGAGCTGGTCGCCCGTGTCCGCGCGGTCCTGCGGCGGGCGACACGCCCCCAGACCGAGCGGAAGCTGGTCGCGGGCGGGCTCGTGCTCGATCCGGCGCGGCATGTGGTCACGCTCCACGGCAAGCCCCTGGCCCTGACCCCGAAGGAGTTCGAGCTGCTCGAAGCGCTGCTGGACGCGTCCGGGCGGGTGCTCACGCGGGAGCACTTGTTGAACCGAGTCTGGGGATACGCGCGAGCCGACGAGATCGAATCCCGCACGGTGGATGTTCACGTTCGCCGCCTGCGCGCCAAGCTCGGGGACGAGGGCCACCGCGTGGTGACCGTGAAGAGCGCGGGCTATCGGTTCGAGACCGAGTGA